A genomic stretch from Helianthus annuus cultivar XRQ/B chromosome 1, HanXRQr2.0-SUNRISE, whole genome shotgun sequence includes:
- the LOC110944970 gene encoding rac-like GTP-binding protein RAC2 isoform X2 produces the protein MSTSTSTSSVRFLKCVTVGDGAVGKTCLLVSYTSNKFPSDYVPTIFDNFSANVVVNGSSVNLSLWDTAGQEEYNRLRPLSYRGADVFLLAFSLINKASYINIYGKWILELRHYAPSVPIVLVGTKLDLREDMEYLSNHPDATPVTMSEGEELKNMIGAAAYVECSSKTQQV, from the exons ATGAGTACGAGTACGAGTACAAGTAGTGTGAGATTTCTCAAATGTGTCACCGTTGGAGATGGGGCCGTGGGGAAGACGTGCTTGCTTGTTTCTTATACAAGCAACAAGTTTCCGTCG GATTATGTTCCTACGATATTTGACAACTTCAGTGCTAATGTGGTGGTTAATGGCAGTAGTGTAAACCTTTCATTGTGGGATACTGCTG GCCAAGAGGAATACAACAGATTAAGACCACTTAGTTACAGAGGAGCAGATGTTTTTCTCCTGGCATTTTCTCTTATCAACAAAGCAAGCTACATTAACATCTATGGAAAG TGGATCTTGGAGCTCAGGCACTACGCCCCATCAGTACCTATAGTCCTTGTGGGAACTAAACTTG ACTTAAGAGAAGATATGGAGTATTTGAGTAATCATCCAGATGCAACACCAGTTACAATGTCTGAG GGAGAAGAACTCAAAAACATGATCGGTGCAGCTGCTTACGTAGAGTGTAGCTCAAAAACTCAACAG GTGTAG
- the LOC110944970 gene encoding rac-like GTP-binding protein RAC2 isoform X1: protein MSTSTSTSSVRFLKCVTVGDGAVGKTCLLVSYTSNKFPSDYVPTIFDNFSANVVVNGSSVNLSLWDTAGQEEYNRLRPLSYRGADVFLLAFSLINKASYINIYGKWILELRHYAPSVPIVLVGTKLDLREDMEYLSNHPDATPVTMSEGEELKNMIGAAAYVECSSKTQQNVKAAFDTAIRVALKPPKRLKKRQHKRRQCVFL, encoded by the exons ATGAGTACGAGTACGAGTACAAGTAGTGTGAGATTTCTCAAATGTGTCACCGTTGGAGATGGGGCCGTGGGGAAGACGTGCTTGCTTGTTTCTTATACAAGCAACAAGTTTCCGTCG GATTATGTTCCTACGATATTTGACAACTTCAGTGCTAATGTGGTGGTTAATGGCAGTAGTGTAAACCTTTCATTGTGGGATACTGCTG GCCAAGAGGAATACAACAGATTAAGACCACTTAGTTACAGAGGAGCAGATGTTTTTCTCCTGGCATTTTCTCTTATCAACAAAGCAAGCTACATTAACATCTATGGAAAG TGGATCTTGGAGCTCAGGCACTACGCCCCATCAGTACCTATAGTCCTTGTGGGAACTAAACTTG ACTTAAGAGAAGATATGGAGTATTTGAGTAATCATCCAGATGCAACACCAGTTACAATGTCTGAG GGAGAAGAACTCAAAAACATGATCGGTGCAGCTGCTTACGTAGAGTGTAGCTCAAAAACTCAACAG AATGTGAAGGCTGCCTTTGACACAGCAATTAGGGTTGCTTTGAAGCCACcaaaaaggttgaagaaaagACAACATAAACGAAGGCAATGCGTATTTCTATAA